Proteins encoded by one window of Streptomyces clavuligerus:
- a CDS encoding ABC transporter ATP-binding protein, with amino-acid sequence MGIEVVVEGLTKSFGEQNIWQDVTLTLPAGEVSVMLGPSGTGKTVFLKSVIGLIKPERGRVLVDGVDMVGGSERDIYEARKVFGLMFQDGALFGSMTLFDNIAFPLREHTRKKESEIRRIVMERMDLVGLVGAEEKLPGEISGGMRKRAGLARALVLDPQIILCDEPDSGLDPVRTAYLSQLLIDLNARIDATMLIVTHNLDIAATVPDNMGMLFRRGLVAFGPREVLLTSEEPVVAQFLGGRREGPIGMSEEKDAATLAKERGAAAPPAPRPLVPQLEPSPGLPERKAVRRRRERVLSMLDRLPEAARIAIERSHAAAGEGAAR; translated from the coding sequence ATGGGAATCGAAGTCGTCGTCGAGGGGCTGACCAAGTCCTTCGGTGAGCAGAACATCTGGCAGGACGTCACGCTGACGCTGCCCGCCGGGGAGGTCAGCGTCATGCTCGGCCCCTCCGGCACCGGGAAGACCGTCTTCCTCAAATCGGTCATCGGGCTGATCAAGCCCGAGCGCGGCCGGGTCCTCGTCGACGGCGTCGACATGGTGGGCGGCTCCGAGCGGGACATCTACGAGGCCCGCAAGGTCTTCGGGCTGATGTTCCAGGACGGCGCGCTCTTCGGCTCGATGACGCTCTTCGACAACATCGCCTTCCCGCTGCGCGAGCACACCCGCAAGAAGGAGTCGGAGATCCGCCGGATCGTGATGGAGCGGATGGACCTGGTCGGCCTGGTCGGGGCCGAGGAGAAACTGCCCGGTGAGATCTCCGGCGGGATGCGCAAACGGGCCGGGCTCGCCCGCGCGCTCGTCCTCGACCCGCAGATCATCCTCTGCGACGAGCCCGACTCCGGCCTCGATCCGGTCCGCACCGCCTATCTCTCCCAGCTTCTGATCGACCTGAACGCCCGGATCGACGCCACGATGCTGATCGTCACCCACAACCTCGACATCGCGGCCACCGTCCCCGACAACATGGGCATGCTCTTCCGTCGCGGACTGGTCGCCTTCGGGCCCCGGGAGGTGCTGCTCACCAGCGAGGAACCGGTGGTCGCGCAGTTCCTCGGGGGGCGCAGGGAGGGCCCGATCGGGATGTCGGAGGAGAAGGACGCCGCGACGCTCGCCAAGGAGCGGGGAGCCGCGGCGCCCCCTGCCCCCCGCCCGCTGGTGCCCCAGCTCGAACCCTCGCCGGGGCTGCCGGAGCGCAAGGCGGTGCGGCGGCGGCGGGAGCGGGTCCTGTCCATGCTGGACCGGCTGCCCGAGGCCGCGCGGATCGCGATCGAGCGGAGCCACGCGGCGGCGGGCGAAGGAGCGGCCCGGTGA
- a CDS encoding DUF6801 domain-containing protein, translating to MVRGPGGNGGSPRTVRGALAAVVVLLAGVIPGARAESDGAAPVRYDTTVDRVCALPPELSPGPATATVPARVRIRASLPTRGRVGEPVLATGVTVTVTLPGASRTALAGRGAVTVGATSRLAVAAAQGGRPADAVWTGRTDTPVRIAPGNDGAASGGTPGTPSAAPGGTDATGGPGGPDRTGPDGGTDATGGTGGAAGPAGPGPGAPSGAAGETAPATGTPSATAPTPPVSPSAPAPGRPTAPPGPPLELTLGGPVPAVTASGAGELTLTPGTLALELTPFTADGTPAKPAALPVTCSPREPQSPQPPLATVRITGADGTAPPPGREQDPAPATGGGPGTLVIEPLPGERAARPPRCVGDTVDELALVAYVTGFSNVEKLDGAARLPLACVQLVDAFKEIVERPDGFHLLQHATGELDYRGKRMMPPAKATFLSFGGVPTTATMELTQLRTMTIDTDILLLPSTGTTLARVALSLRLYDVEVNGVPLDVGPNCRTRGPLYSKDPDPARDTRDHVVLTGVLKGPGDGYQLVTGGVLDGTVTIPPFTGCGVGEDLDPLLTAAVSGPGNYIKQVQGAPCSSGNPRPDPEFCTPGHEPVKVPKPER from the coding sequence CCGGGGTGATCCCGGGCGCGCGGGCCGAGAGCGACGGGGCCGCCCCGGTGCGGTACGACACGACGGTGGACCGGGTCTGCGCCCTCCCCCCGGAGCTGTCCCCGGGACCGGCGACGGCGACGGTGCCGGCGAGGGTGCGGATCAGGGCGTCCCTGCCGACGCGGGGCCGGGTCGGGGAGCCGGTCCTGGCCACGGGGGTGACGGTCACGGTCACCCTCCCGGGCGCGTCGCGGACCGCGCTCGCCGGACGGGGCGCCGTCACGGTCGGGGCGACGAGCCGGCTCGCGGTCGCCGCGGCCCAGGGCGGGCGCCCGGCCGACGCGGTCTGGACGGGCCGCACGGACACCCCCGTACGGATCGCGCCCGGGAACGACGGTGCCGCGTCCGGCGGGACGCCCGGAACGCCGTCGGCCGCGCCCGGGGGGACGGACGCCACGGGCGGGCCCGGCGGGCCGGACCGGACAGGCCCGGACGGCGGGACCGACGCGACCGGCGGGACCGGCGGCGCGGCGGGCCCGGCGGGCCCCGGGCCCGGCGCACCCAGCGGAGCGGCCGGGGAGACGGCCCCGGCCACCGGTACCCCGTCCGCCACCGCGCCCACGCCCCCCGTGTCCCCCTCCGCCCCGGCGCCCGGCCGCCCCACCGCTCCGCCCGGTCCGCCGCTGGAGCTGACCCTCGGCGGCCCCGTGCCCGCCGTCACCGCCTCCGGCGCGGGAGAACTCACCCTCACCCCGGGCACGCTGGCCCTGGAGCTGACCCCGTTCACCGCCGACGGCACCCCCGCGAAACCGGCCGCCCTCCCCGTGACCTGCTCCCCGCGCGAGCCGCAGTCGCCGCAGCCGCCCCTCGCCACCGTCCGGATCACCGGCGCCGACGGCACCGCCCCGCCGCCCGGCCGCGAGCAGGACCCCGCCCCCGCGACCGGCGGCGGACCGGGCACCCTCGTCATCGAGCCGCTGCCCGGGGAGCGCGCCGCCCGGCCGCCCCGCTGTGTCGGCGACACCGTCGATGAACTGGCCCTGGTCGCCTATGTCACCGGCTTCTCGAACGTCGAGAAGCTCGACGGCGCGGCCCGGCTCCCCCTCGCCTGCGTCCAGCTCGTCGACGCCTTCAAGGAGATCGTCGAACGGCCCGACGGTTTCCATCTGCTCCAGCACGCCACCGGGGAACTCGACTACCGGGGCAAGCGGATGATGCCCCCGGCGAAGGCCACCTTCCTCAGCTTCGGCGGGGTGCCCACCACGGCCACGATGGAGCTGACCCAGCTCAGGACGATGACCATCGACACGGACATCCTGCTCCTGCCGTCCACCGGCACCACGCTGGCCCGGGTGGCGCTCTCCCTGCGGCTGTACGACGTCGAGGTCAACGGCGTCCCGCTGGACGTGGGGCCGAACTGCCGCACCCGGGGGCCCCTGTACTCCAAGGACCCCGACCCGGCGCGGGACACCCGGGACCATGTGGTGCTCACCGGTGTGCTGAAGGGGCCGGGCGACGGCTACCAGCTCGTCACCGGAGGGGTCCTCGACGGCACCGTGACCATTCCGCCGTTCACCGGCTGCGGCGTCGGCGAGGATCTCGACCCGCTCCTCACCGCCGCTGTCTCCGGCCCCGGCAACTACATCAAACAGGTGCAGGGGGCGCCCTGCTCCTCGGGCAACCCCCGCCCCGACCCCGAGTTCTGCACACCCGGGCATGAGCCCGTCAAGGTGCCGAAGCCGGAGCGCTGA